From the genome of Flavobacterium sediminis:
TTTGCAGTATCTGGTTTTGACAATGAATTATGGGGTAAAATTAATGCAGTCCTTAATTAATAAACCTCTAGTCTCTAATAAAGTTTACAAAAATACATTTTATGTCCTTACGCTATTTCAATTTTATTATTCAATAAAGACAGTAAGGATTGTTTTAGCCACAAGTTGCGATTTCTTTTGCGAAAAAGTATTGTATTTAATTGTGTTCTTATAAATCGTCTGTCTTTTCCATACGTTTGATTAGTGTTTCTTTTAAAGAATTGAGGAATTTTGTTTGATCTGATTTTCTCATTCTTATTTCAAGGAAAGCTCGATGGTATTGACCTAAATCAATATTAAATATATTTTCAAAATACTCCGCTATATCTTTCAAATCAGATGTTCCATTATTAAATACACCTTCGGTATGCAAAGCGTATAAAAGTTCTGTTAAAGCGACTTTAGATCCTGTCCAATTTTGCTTTAACTTGTGATTTACTTGTGATTTTTCTCTTGGTTCTTTATTCTCTATCATTAATAGCATATCTTCCAAATAAACTTGAATTAAATCGTGAGCCATAATTTTAGCCACTTTAAAATCGTGAGATGTTGAAAATGAATGGTCTGCCTCGAAATAGAAGCTATCTAACGCTAACTTTATATCAAATTTTCCTCTGGTGAAATATTTGACATCTAAGTAATTACTTCCTGTTCGATAATATCTATAGAAATCTAAATTGCTATCAAAATAGCGTTTTAATTTTTCTAACTCGTTGTTTATATACTTTTTTACGATACGTTCTCCACCATGAGGTTTCTTAGTTTCAATCTTATAAATTGCATTATAATAAATTAGCTTTGATGTGAATTTTGGCTTGATATTTTTAAAGAAATCAATTTCTTGTTCTTGAGATTTTGTCTTTTCCTTTTCAAAAATTATTTTTAATTTTTCAACTGCATTGATAATGATATTAACTGCATTTTCACTTCTCTGTATTGGGTCATCAATTTCTATGTCCGTAAAATTTAATTGCTCGTTTAACTTTGTTAATAAAAGTATAGACTTGGTGTTCAATATTTATTTGCTATAAAATTTTTAATTATTTCTTTATCTTCATTTGGATTTGATTTAATCGCCAATGTTAATGATTCACCAAAACATTTAATTTGTAATTTTTCTTCTTTAATACGAATTACGCAAAAACCTGCTGATATCACATCGCCAAGACTATAAGCAACTTCATAATGAGAGAATGGCTCCCTAGGAAAAAGTATTGGCGTGTTTTTATTCTTTAAAATGATATATTTTAGAATCATAAGCGATCTATTTTAAACTTTATGATTTCTATTGAGGTCGTATCTTGCATTTAAAATAACTTTAATTAAAACTTACTTTTTCTTTCTTAAATCTGGGTTATATGAAAGTCCAATATTGAAAAATCCTTTTGCTTCTTGTTGATTAGAATAATAATATTCCCTAATAGGTTGGGCTTTTTCGGTAAGTCGAGAAGTAATAAAAGATGAAACTCCTCCACTGATAGTAATAATACACTTTTTATTAAGGAGATGTTCGTAAGTAAGACCTGACTGCACTTCGATTTGAGCGTATTCTGATGTGTTTGGAAGCAGAATATTTCTTCCGTCATTATACACATAAAATCCTGAGGGAGCTAACCTACTTCCTAACGATAAACGAGCAAAATGGCTTATGTTTTTTCTAAAAAAAAGTCGTTGAGGTAAAAATATGTCTAGTTCATAATTTGAATTTTCAAACTTTTGATTATAACTAATAATTGGTAAAATAGGCATTATTGCCGTTGGATCAATGAAAACTAGCGTACCTATTGAGAACACTTTATTTTTAGTGGCTTTTAGAACTATTGAAGCTCCTATTATTCCTTTAATCCTTTCAAAACCTTGTTCACCTCCATCCAAAATTAAACTGCCATTATAGATGAAAGGTTTGTTAAATAATTTTGATGTGTAAGTTGTGCTTAACACTATAGCGAAGGTGTGAAACTGTTCATATTTGTTACTTGTATAATTAGTAGAACTAGATACATTTTCGACATCAGAGAAAACAAACTCATTAAACCTGTAGTTCAGTGAGCCTGTATATGTCCATTTTTTGTTTTTGTATAATGGAATGTTTGAAATAAAATTTACTTCTCGCTGACTATCAATTGTACCTTTACTAAAGTTCTCATCAAATAGTTTTGAAGTGAATGCCGTTGGTCCTTGTAGATTGTATTCGAGGTTAAACATTCTTGTTTTAGGAAATTCTCCTTTAATTTTTTTACTAAAGGTAGCTTTTAAAATGGAGTCATTATTTTGAGCCAAAAGTATAGAAGCACTAATTAATGCTATGAATGTGAATTGAAGTTTTAACATACTATATTTAATTAAAAGTCGATCTGAAATCTTTGGGTGTTACCTTGGTTTTATTTTTAAATAATTTACTAAACGATTGCGGATGCTCAAAGCCTAGCTGATACGCAATCTCACTTACAGATAAGTTAGTTGTTACTAATGTTTCTTTTGCCTTTTCTATTAATTTGTTGTGAATATGCTGTTGTGTACTTTGTCCTGTGAGTGTTCTCAACATATCACTTAAATAATTGGAAGAAACGTTCATTTTTTCTGCAAAATATTGAACTGTTGGAAGTCCTAATTCTATATGTTTATCTTTTTTAAAATAGTCATCAAGCAATTCTTCCATTTTGCTCAATAAGTCATTT
Proteins encoded in this window:
- a CDS encoding RteC domain-containing protein yields the protein MNTKSILLLTKLNEQLNFTDIEIDDPIQRSENAVNIIINAVEKLKIIFEKEKTKSQEQEIDFFKNIKPKFTSKLIYYNAIYKIETKKPHGGERIVKKYINNELEKLKRYFDSNLDFYRYYRTGSNYLDVKYFTRGKFDIKLALDSFYFEADHSFSTSHDFKVAKIMAHDLIQVYLEDMLLMIENKEPREKSQVNHKLKQNWTGSKVALTELLYALHTEGVFNNGTSDLKDIAEYFENIFNIDLGQYHRAFLEIRMRKSDQTKFLNSLKETLIKRMEKTDDL
- a CDS encoding DUF6268 family outer membrane beta-barrel protein, yielding MLKLQFTFIALISASILLAQNNDSILKATFSKKIKGEFPKTRMFNLEYNLQGPTAFTSKLFDENFSKGTIDSQREVNFISNIPLYKNKKWTYTGSLNYRFNEFVFSDVENVSSSTNYTSNKYEQFHTFAIVLSTTYTSKLFNKPFIYNGSLILDGGEQGFERIKGIIGASIVLKATKNKVFSIGTLVFIDPTAIMPILPIISYNQKFENSNYELDIFLPQRLFFRKNISHFARLSLGSRLAPSGFYVYNDGRNILLPNTSEYAQIEVQSGLTYEHLLNKKCIITISGGVSSFITSRLTEKAQPIREYYYSNQQEAKGFFNIGLSYNPDLRKKK